In Actinomycetota bacterium, the following are encoded in one genomic region:
- a CDS encoding SURF1 family protein — translation MLALLRTRRWLGFTVTVLLAIVAFGLLSRWQWSRAEAKRAERAAVVDRSAHGATPIDQVLAATDASGTAVTGAGELGADVEWRSVTATGRYEPASTVLVRKRPLNGANGFWVATALRTDTGRLLWINRGWIPATADATAVQRAPDPPAGLVTVTGRLRAPQSGPSAQPRDLPAGQVTDLDIAMLSRRDDAAADNGTTASASGGGSPVYPAYLELTGSDPADSAALTVLPPPDIDDTRNLSYAVQWILFALVAVVGWGFFLRREAREDARAGAQHTSSGPPPPAG, via the coding sequence GTGCTCGCCTTGCTGCGCACCCGTCGTTGGCTCGGCTTCACCGTAACCGTTCTGCTGGCGATCGTCGCCTTCGGTCTGCTGAGCCGCTGGCAGTGGTCGCGCGCGGAGGCGAAGCGAGCCGAGCGGGCAGCGGTCGTCGACCGCAGCGCGCATGGCGCCACCCCCATCGACCAGGTGCTCGCCGCCACCGATGCCTCCGGCACAGCTGTGACGGGCGCTGGCGAGCTGGGCGCGGACGTCGAATGGCGTTCGGTGACCGCGACCGGGCGCTACGAGCCGGCCAGCACGGTCCTGGTCCGCAAGCGCCCGCTGAACGGGGCGAACGGCTTCTGGGTCGCCACCGCGCTGCGGACCGACACCGGCCGGCTGTTGTGGATCAACCGGGGCTGGATCCCGGCCACCGCGGACGCCACGGCGGTCCAGCGGGCACCCGACCCGCCTGCCGGCCTGGTGACGGTGACCGGCCGGCTGCGGGCGCCGCAGAGCGGCCCGTCGGCCCAGCCGCGTGACCTGCCCGCCGGTCAGGTGACCGACCTCGACATCGCCATGCTCAGCCGGCGCGACGACGCGGCGGCGGACAACGGCACGACCGCGTCGGCGTCGGGTGGCGGCTCGCCGGTGTATCCGGCGTACCTGGAACTGACCGGCAGCGATCCGGCCGACAGCGCCGCGCTCACGGTGCTGCCGCCGCCTGACATCGACGACACCCGCAACCTCTCGTATGCCGTGCAGTGGATCCTGTTCGCGCTGGTCGCCGTGGTCGGCTGGGGATTCTTCCTGCGCCGCGAGGCACGCGAGGACGCCCGTGCCGGCGCACAGCACACCTCCTCCGGCCCGCCGCCCCCGGCCGGCTGA
- the moaA gene encoding GTP 3',8-cyclase MoaA, translating into MRAAVDDRCPLGSLRLRARPLPAAQQTEGDDRQQNGYGEAEPTTGAQQGEHCRSLAPPQTRADRGVGPPRGKPAHPEPVCRLAAPEVTVLLDQFGRAGRDLRVSLTDRCNLRCSYCMPEQGLPWLPRQELLTDDEVVRVVAVMVGLGVDDVRFTGGEPLLRPGLVDIVAAVAGMTPRPRISLTTNGIGLTALAEPLAAAGLDRVNVSLDTLDRQRFIQLTHRDRLDDVLAGLTAARSAGLTPVKLNAVLVRGSNDAEAVDLVRFALRHDYELRFIEQMPLDAQHGWDRTAMLTGDEILGLLRTQLSVQPDPGRLRGSAPAETFLAADPGAGLGPGRIGMIASVTQPFCAACDRVRLTADGQVRNCLFAREESPLRDLLRSGASDAALADVIRAAMWAKRAGHGIGEAGFAQPERPMSAIGG; encoded by the coding sequence ATGCGCGCTGCGGTCGACGACCGCTGCCCGCTCGGCTCGCTTCGCCTCCGCGCGCGACCACTGCCAGCGGCTCAGCAGACCGAAGGCGACGATCGCCAGCAGAACGGTTACGGTGAAGCCGAGCCAACGACGGGTGCGCAGCAAGGCGAGCACTGCAGGAGCCTAGCCCCGCCCCAGACGCGCGCCGACCGCGGCGTCGGCCCACCGCGCGGCAAACCGGCTCACCCAGAGCCGGTTTGCCGACTCGCTGCCCCGGAGGTGACCGTGCTGCTGGACCAGTTCGGTCGGGCTGGGCGGGATCTGCGGGTGTCGCTGACCGATCGCTGCAACCTGCGCTGCAGCTACTGCATGCCCGAGCAGGGTCTGCCCTGGCTGCCGCGGCAGGAGCTGCTCACCGACGACGAGGTCGTCCGGGTGGTCGCGGTCATGGTGGGTCTGGGCGTCGACGACGTGCGATTCACCGGCGGGGAACCGCTCCTGCGCCCCGGCCTGGTGGACATCGTCGCCGCCGTCGCCGGGATGACGCCACGACCTCGGATCTCGCTGACCACCAACGGCATCGGGCTGACGGCCCTCGCTGAGCCGTTGGCCGCCGCCGGACTGGACCGCGTCAACGTCAGCCTGGACACCCTGGACCGGCAGCGCTTCATCCAGCTGACCCACCGGGATCGGCTGGACGACGTCCTCGCCGGCCTGACGGCGGCCCGAAGCGCCGGGTTGACCCCGGTGAAGCTCAACGCCGTGCTGGTCCGCGGCAGCAATGACGCCGAGGCGGTCGACCTCGTGCGCTTCGCGCTGCGCCACGACTACGAACTGCGGTTCATCGAACAGATGCCGCTGGACGCCCAGCACGGCTGGGACCGCACCGCGATGCTCACCGGGGACGAGATCCTGGGCCTGCTGCGCACGCAGCTGTCCGTCCAGCCCGACCCCGGCCGGCTGCGGGGCAGCGCGCCGGCCGAGACCTTCCTCGCCGCGGACCCGGGCGCGGGGCTGGGCCCGGGCCGGATCGGCATGATCGCGTCGGTCACCCAGCCCTTCTGCGCAGCGTGCGACCGGGTGCGGCTCACCGCCGACGGGCAGGTCCGCAACTGCCTGTTCGCCCGTGAGGAGTCGCCGCTGCGCGACCTGCTGCGCAGCGGTGCCTCCGATGCCGCGCTGGCGGACGTCATCCGCGCCGCGATGTGGGCCAAACGGGCCGGGCACGGCATCGGCGAGGCGGGCTTCGCCCAGCCGGAACGGCCGATGTCGGCCATCGGCGGCTGA